The following proteins are encoded in a genomic region of Paenibacillus sp. FSL H3-0469:
- a CDS encoding DUF4179 domain-containing protein: protein MKLNTAIRKGITLSRRSSMSLRKRYALATAAAVLGIVLLFSFPRAGEVLKTQGAAPDQAAIYQSYGPFEKYIPAAMTTNAVSSAIEAGLVQRITGVTAEQNGFVLTVDGIAADQKGIIILYSLQNKTDEKAKVAHIQLTSAVSNPLHTSLGPENSISPNRITYGYEVRQWESDGGALPDQFTLELELGKYKQFTSASADSSIAKLSVALPLDREEIAKAGETIHVDKTLEIEGQKIKINQVYLAASGIYMDYTSDPLNSKQIFSMYKPGLLAGGSGDFTYLALRAASFTDSGGRLIFANDRSSAQSLQLQINGILALDKKATQLIVDTDKQQIIKAPDQNLQMSVHNTERGSTMVLEYDSQAQNNSIYNDFRLGPTFTDGAGTVHSTDQFDIDIPQRTEPEKAKSIPHMYYLGLGGNIYPQPLTFAIKAYPALIKEKLSVPIR from the coding sequence ATGAAGCTGAATACGGCAATCCGTAAAGGCATAACGCTTTCACGCAGAAGCTCTATGTCATTAAGGAAGCGTTATGCTCTGGCTACAGCGGCGGCAGTGCTGGGGATTGTGCTGTTATTCTCCTTTCCCCGGGCGGGTGAGGTGTTGAAGACCCAAGGGGCAGCTCCCGATCAGGCAGCAATATATCAGAGCTATGGACCCTTTGAAAAGTACATTCCAGCTGCGATGACCACAAACGCCGTATCTTCGGCAATCGAGGCTGGCCTTGTACAGCGCATTACGGGTGTTACTGCGGAGCAGAATGGATTTGTCCTGACTGTAGACGGAATTGCTGCAGATCAGAAGGGGATTATCATTTTGTATTCCTTGCAGAATAAGACTGATGAGAAGGCCAAAGTAGCACATATTCAGTTAACATCAGCTGTTTCAAATCCTTTGCATACATCCCTGGGGCCTGAGAACTCAATTTCCCCAAATCGTATAACCTATGGTTATGAAGTAAGGCAGTGGGAGAGTGACGGAGGCGCTCTTCCGGATCAATTTACACTGGAATTGGAACTTGGTAAGTACAAACAGTTCACGTCAGCTTCAGCAGATAGCTCTATTGCTAAATTGTCTGTAGCTCTTCCGCTAGACCGGGAGGAGATTGCTAAGGCAGGAGAAACCATACATGTAGACAAAACACTGGAAATAGAAGGTCAGAAAATTAAAATTAATCAGGTCTATCTGGCCGCCTCCGGCATTTATATGGATTATACTTCCGACCCGCTGAACTCCAAACAGATCTTCTCCATGTACAAACCGGGGCTCTTAGCAGGCGGTAGCGGTGATTTTACGTATCTGGCTTTACGCGCTGCCAGCTTTACGGACAGTGGGGGCAGACTGATATTTGCCAACGACAGGAGCTCGGCACAATCGCTCCAGCTGCAAATCAATGGAATTCTGGCGCTGGATAAGAAGGCAACCCAATTAATTGTAGATACGGATAAGCAACAAATTATCAAGGCTCCAGATCAGAATTTGCAAATGTCTGTCCACAACACGGAAAGGGGCTCTACGATGGTGCTGGAATATGATTCTCAGGCACAGAATAACAGTATCTACAATGACTTTAGGCTGGGGCCAACATTTACCGATGGAGCAGGTACAGTTCATTCAACAGATCAGTTTGATATCGATATTCCGCAACGCACGGAGCCGGAGAAAGCGAAGTCAATCCCTCACATGTATTACCTTGGTTTGGGGGGCAATATATATCCGCAGCCGCTGACGTTCGCCATTAAGGCATATCCTGCCCTGATCAAAGAGAAGCTGTCCGTTCCAATCCGGTAA
- a CDS encoding type 1 glutamine amidotransferase domain-containing protein: MRLSGKKVIALVDDEFEDLELWYPVYRVREEGAEVHLAGLEKGKTYVGKYGVPATAEYSWDELNAADYDGILVPGGWAPDKIRRYSAVLKLVQDFNSAKKPIGQICHAGWVLISAKILEGVTVTSTPGIRDDMENAGAIWKDEPVVTDGHIISARRPPDLPPYGKAFCDALAGE, from the coding sequence ATGAGACTTTCAGGTAAAAAAGTCATTGCGCTGGTGGACGATGAATTTGAAGACCTCGAGCTGTGGTATCCCGTATACCGCGTACGCGAGGAAGGGGCCGAGGTTCATTTGGCCGGCCTTGAGAAGGGAAAGACGTATGTCGGTAAGTATGGCGTACCTGCCACTGCTGAATACAGCTGGGACGAGTTGAACGCTGCCGATTATGACGGTATCCTCGTTCCCGGAGGCTGGGCACCCGACAAAATCCGCCGGTACAGCGCAGTGCTGAAGCTGGTGCAGGATTTCAATAGTGCGAAGAAGCCGATTGGCCAGATCTGCCATGCCGGATGGGTACTGATATCCGCGAAGATACTAGAGGGCGTAACCGTCACCTCCACACCGGGCATCCGTGACGATATGGAGAACGCTGGAGCCATCTGGAAGGACGAGCCTGTCGTCACTGACGGCCATATCATCTCCGCCCGCCGCCCGCCGGACCTGCCGCCTTACGGCAAAGCGTTCTGCGATGCGCTTGCTGGTGAATAG
- a CDS encoding sigma-70 family RNA polymerase sigma factor translates to MEHTWEGEQVRHLNEQEQLFISRVLEQKKILYSIAYSYLRSEAESLEMVQETTYRAWVKRGSLKDEDRFAPWLTRILINCCKDELKRRKRLAAPVPEPASAGLQEMTSDRKLDMEQALEAVKPKYRQVLVLKYYRDMTLTEIAEVLGKPEGTVKTWLNKGLKQLRDKMRIKGGL, encoded by the coding sequence ATGGAACATACGTGGGAAGGTGAGCAGGTGCGCCACTTGAATGAACAGGAGCAGCTGTTTATCAGCCGGGTACTGGAGCAGAAAAAAATACTCTACAGCATTGCTTACAGCTACTTGCGCAGTGAAGCGGAGTCACTTGAGATGGTTCAGGAAACTACATACCGGGCCTGGGTGAAGCGCGGGAGCCTGAAGGATGAGGACCGGTTCGCACCCTGGCTGACCCGGATTCTGATCAACTGCTGCAAGGATGAACTGAAGCGGAGGAAGCGGCTGGCTGCTCCTGTCCCGGAACCGGCAAGCGCTGGACTACAGGAGATGACCAGTGACCGTAAGCTGGATATGGAGCAGGCCCTGGAAGCGGTAAAACCGAAATACCGTCAGGTGCTTGTGCTGAAGTACTACCGGGATATGACGCTGACAGAAATTGCCGAGGTGCTGGGTAAGCCGGAAGGAACGGTCAAGACCTGGCTGAACAAGGGACTTAAGCAGTTGCGCGACAAAATGAGAATCAAAGGGGGACTATAG